One genomic segment of Thermovibrio guaymasensis includes these proteins:
- a CDS encoding radical SAM/SPASM domain-containing protein, with translation MAQREEFLPKWIAWEITRRCNLKCIHCRSSSTIESEQGDFSTEDGKKLLEDIAKISKPTIVLTGGEPLLREDIWELAQYGTDLGFRMCIATNGTLVDDEVCKKMKEVGIKMVSLSLDGSTPEIHDDFRKQPGAYEGVIKAAELFNKHGIPFLINSSFTKRNAHDIPNVYKKARELGAKAWYMFIVLPVGRGEEANAELLDEKEAEYWLNWHYELEKELILKGDNTILVRPTCAPHYYRIFYQNAKRDGLDLKRRNLVFGTGGGKGCVAGQSIAYIDCHGWLRPCSYFPNSDINVFEVPFHEAWFKSKIMQDMRKVEEYKGRCGVCEYVKICNGCRVRAYWKYGDYMQEDPICNYIPVKMRLGAGSKTAVSQTKKED, from the coding sequence ATGGCACAGAGAGAGGAGTTCCTTCCAAAGTGGATAGCCTGGGAAATAACGAGGCGCTGTAACTTAAAGTGTATTCACTGCCGCTCTTCCTCAACCATAGAGTCTGAGCAGGGAGACTTCTCAACCGAAGACGGAAAGAAGCTCCTTGAAGATATAGCGAAAATCTCAAAGCCGACCATCGTCTTAACTGGAGGAGAGCCCCTTTTAAGGGAAGATATATGGGAACTTGCCCAGTACGGAACCGACCTTGGATTTAGGATGTGTATAGCTACGAACGGAACTCTCGTTGACGATGAAGTCTGTAAAAAGATGAAGGAAGTCGGAATAAAAATGGTCTCCCTCTCCCTTGACGGCTCAACTCCTGAAATTCACGACGACTTCAGGAAACAGCCGGGAGCCTACGAAGGAGTTATTAAAGCAGCAGAGCTCTTTAACAAGCACGGAATACCCTTTCTAATAAACTCCTCCTTTACAAAGAGGAACGCCCACGACATTCCCAACGTATACAAAAAGGCAAGGGAGCTTGGAGCAAAGGCTTGGTACATGTTCATAGTTTTGCCGGTTGGAAGGGGAGAAGAGGCAAACGCAGAGCTCCTTGATGAGAAGGAAGCTGAATACTGGCTCAACTGGCACTACGAATTAGAGAAAGAACTGATTTTGAAGGGAGACAATACAATCTTAGTCCGCCCGACCTGTGCCCCCCACTACTACCGAATCTTCTACCAGAACGCAAAGAGGGACGGCCTTGACCTAAAGAGGAGAAACCTCGTTTTTGGAACGGGCGGAGGAAAGGGCTGTGTTGCAGGACAGTCAATTGCCTACATAGACTGCCACGGTTGGCTCAGACCGTGCAGCTACTTTCCAAATTCCGATATAAACGTCTTTGAAGTCCCCTTCCACGAGGCCTGGTTTAAGTCAAAAATCATGCAGGACATGAGGAAAGTTGAGGAGTACAAAGGCAGGTGCGGAGTTTGTGAGTACGTAAAAATCTGTAACGGCTGTAGGGTAAGGGCCTACTGGAAGTACGGTGACTACATGCAGGAAGACCCAATATGCAACTACATCCCGGTAAAAATGAGGCTCGGTGCAGGAAGTAAAACAGCAGTTTCCCAAACTAAAAAAGAGGATTAG
- a CDS encoding 4Fe-4S binding protein, whose protein sequence is MSELKRPRKRVILCQDGSPFVPQYPGGINIEKCTGCSECVEVCPQNCIELKEVEGKKVAVITKLELCIGDGFCKIVCPEDAFL, encoded by the coding sequence ATGAGCGAACTTAAGAGGCCGAGGAAAAGGGTAATTCTGTGTCAGGATGGTTCACCCTTTGTTCCCCAGTATCCCGGTGGAATTAACATTGAAAAGTGTACAGGTTGTAGTGAGTGTGTTGAGGTATGTCCTCAAAACTGTATAGAGCTTAAAGAGGTTGAAGGTAAAAAGGTTGCAGTAATAACGAAGTTGGAGCTGTGTATAGGAGACGGATTCTGCAAGATTGTCTGTCCCGAAGATGCATTCTTGTGA
- the prfA gene encoding peptide chain release factor 1 — translation MENRLEKIAEKFREIEENLGKPEVISDQKRFQALAREHKELQPIYETYMEYKKVKKGIEEALEIIDTAEDEEFVELAKEEKKELESRAEELESELKKLLIPKDPNDEKNVILEIRAGAGGEEAALFAQELFRMYSRYAERKGWKVEILSLNETGLGGFKEVVAMISGKGAYSRLKYESGVHRVQRVPVTESGGRIHTSTATVAILPEAEEVDVEINEKDLKIDTYRSSGAGGQHVNTTDSAVRITHIPTGIVVTCSNERSQIQNRIKAMKILRARLKELYERQQKEKLDSARRSQVGTGDRSEKIRTYNFPEGRVTDHRIKLTLYNLQEFLDGELDEMIDALAAAEQEKKIEALSKEG, via the coding sequence ATTGAGAATAGGCTGGAAAAGATTGCCGAGAAGTTTAGAGAAATAGAGGAAAACCTTGGTAAACCTGAAGTTATTTCGGACCAGAAGAGGTTCCAGGCCCTTGCAAGGGAACACAAGGAACTTCAGCCTATATACGAAACTTACATGGAGTACAAGAAAGTTAAAAAGGGAATAGAGGAAGCCTTAGAGATAATAGATACTGCTGAGGATGAGGAGTTCGTTGAACTTGCAAAGGAGGAGAAGAAGGAGCTTGAAAGCAGAGCTGAAGAGCTTGAATCGGAGTTAAAGAAACTCCTAATCCCGAAAGACCCTAACGATGAGAAGAACGTAATCCTTGAAATCAGGGCAGGTGCAGGGGGAGAGGAAGCTGCACTCTTTGCCCAGGAGCTCTTTAGAATGTATTCCCGATACGCCGAGAGGAAAGGCTGGAAGGTTGAAATCCTCTCGCTCAACGAAACCGGCCTTGGAGGTTTTAAAGAAGTAGTTGCAATGATCTCAGGAAAGGGAGCTTACTCAAGGCTTAAGTACGAGTCAGGAGTTCACAGGGTCCAGAGGGTTCCCGTTACAGAATCGGGAGGAAGGATCCACACATCAACTGCAACGGTTGCAATCCTCCCAGAGGCTGAAGAGGTTGACGTTGAGATAAACGAGAAGGACTTAAAGATTGATACCTACCGCTCATCAGGAGCCGGAGGACAGCACGTAAACACAACAGACTCTGCAGTAAGGATTACCCACATACCTACCGGAATAGTAGTTACATGCTCAAATGAACGCTCACAGATACAGAACAGGATAAAGGCAATGAAAATCCTAAGGGCCAGGCTTAAAGAGCTCTACGAAAGACAGCAGAAAGAAAAGTTAGACTCTGCAAGGAGGAGTCAAGTAGGAACCGGTGATAGGAGCGAGAAGATCAGAACTTACAACTTCCCAGAGGGAAGAGTAACGGACCACAGGATTAAACTAACACTGTACAACCTCCAGGAGTTCCTTGACGGAGAACTTGACGAAATGATTGACGCCCTTGCTGCAGCAGAGCAGGAGAAGAAGATAGAGGCCCTCTCAAAAGAGGGTTAA
- a CDS encoding DUF4911 domain-containing protein, whose amino-acid sequence MRKLIKGRNLLYRVDPREIAFINAIFEWYHEIATVRTRSSKEGLIELWVAPDFYDEAMKAVEYLKEGGFVTKLEFVREVGDDWWRE is encoded by the coding sequence GTGAGGAAGCTCATAAAGGGAAGGAACTTGCTCTACAGGGTGGACCCTAGGGAAATTGCCTTTATTAACGCGATTTTTGAGTGGTACCACGAGATAGCTACTGTTAGGACCAGGAGCTCTAAGGAAGGCCTTATAGAGCTCTGGGTTGCTCCTGACTTTTACGATGAAGCAATGAAGGCTGTAGAGTACTTGAAGGAAGGAGGCTTTGTAACAAAACTTGAATTTGTTAGAGAGGTAGGAGATGACTGGTGGAGAGAGTAA
- a CDS encoding sigma-54-dependent transcriptional regulator, with protein sequence MARILVADDERSIRLVLRKYLQSKGHQVVEAENGQEALSILEKGEVDVAFVDIKMPKLSGLEILERVKEVPIVILTAYGTVDYTVRAIERGAVEYITKPFSFEEISQVLDKFLKREKVEDYSFVSEGEVVGSSKKMQEIFKLVGKVARSSITVLITGESGTGKEVIAKAIHRYSDRKDKPFVAVNCAALPPNLLEAELFGYEKGAFTGALSSRRGLFEQADGGTLFLDEIGELPLELQAKLLRVLQDKEIRRIGSERTKKVDVRVVAATNRDLEEEVRRGKFREDLYFRLNVVKVEIPPLRERKEDVIPLAYHFIRKFSNEFKLPLKELSEEAVDFLMAYHFPGNVRELENMILRAMVLSSSDFITASDLKGSVREGGAPSFEEAIRSFIQRVFTVEQKEENNLYRVVIESAERILITEVLRRCNFNQVKASKVLGIHRNTLRKKIRELGIEL encoded by the coding sequence ATGGCAAGGATCTTAGTTGCTGACGATGAAAGGAGTATAAGGCTGGTTTTAAGGAAGTACCTTCAGAGTAAAGGGCACCAAGTTGTTGAGGCAGAAAACGGCCAGGAGGCCCTCTCCATACTTGAGAAAGGTGAAGTTGACGTTGCCTTTGTTGATATAAAAATGCCCAAACTCTCCGGCCTTGAAATTTTGGAGAGGGTTAAGGAAGTTCCTATTGTTATTTTGACAGCTTACGGAACGGTGGACTATACGGTTAGAGCCATTGAGAGGGGGGCAGTTGAGTACATAACGAAGCCCTTCTCCTTTGAGGAGATTTCTCAGGTTCTGGATAAGTTTTTAAAGAGAGAGAAGGTTGAAGATTACTCTTTCGTTTCGGAGGGGGAGGTTGTTGGGAGCTCCAAAAAGATGCAGGAGATCTTCAAGCTGGTGGGCAAAGTTGCAAGGAGCTCAATAACAGTTTTAATAACTGGAGAGAGCGGTACGGGAAAGGAGGTCATTGCAAAAGCTATCCATAGGTATTCTGATAGGAAGGATAAACCTTTTGTTGCCGTTAACTGTGCTGCACTTCCTCCAAACCTCCTTGAGGCAGAGCTCTTTGGGTACGAAAAGGGAGCCTTCACTGGAGCCCTTTCCTCTAGGAGAGGGCTCTTTGAGCAGGCAGACGGAGGAACCCTTTTCCTTGATGAGATTGGGGAACTTCCTTTAGAGCTTCAGGCAAAGCTCCTTCGGGTCCTACAGGATAAGGAAATCAGGAGGATAGGTTCTGAAAGGACTAAAAAAGTTGATGTAAGGGTAGTTGCTGCAACCAACAGGGACCTTGAAGAGGAAGTAAGGAGGGGGAAGTTTAGAGAGGACCTCTACTTCAGGCTCAACGTTGTTAAGGTTGAAATACCTCCTCTAAGGGAGAGGAAAGAGGACGTTATTCCCCTTGCCTACCATTTTATCAGGAAGTTTTCTAACGAGTTTAAGCTTCCTCTCAAAGAGCTTTCTGAAGAAGCTGTTGATTTCCTGATGGCCTACCACTTTCCCGGCAACGTTAGAGAGCTTGAAAATATGATTTTGAGGGCTATGGTCCTCTCCTCTTCAGACTTCATAACCGCTTCAGATTTGAAAGGTTCTGTTAGGGAGGGTGGAGCTCCAAGTTTTGAGGAGGCGATTCGCTCCTTCATCCAGAGGGTATTTACTGTTGAGCAGAAGGAGGAAAATAACCTCTATAGAGTTGTCATTGAAAGTGCAGAGAGGATCTTAATAACAGAAGTTCTGAGAAGGTGTAACTTCAACCAAGTTAAGGCCTCTAAAGTTCTCGGTATTCATAGGAACACTCTGAGGAAGAAGATAAGGGAACTTGGTATTGAGCTCTAA
- a CDS encoding ATP-binding protein, whose translation MEELDVREEDLLSDENGNYAYLTLGGILYTPSYLDSIDYSKCEHCERCLNLCETRGIDEEGKIVPDFPEICSGCRHCENVCPAKSVVARPIPIEEMKKRFRKYKSSKG comes from the coding sequence TTGGAGGAATTAGACGTAAGGGAAGAGGATTTACTCTCTGATGAAAACGGAAACTACGCCTACTTAACTCTAGGGGGGATTCTCTATACTCCCAGCTACCTTGATTCAATTGACTACAGTAAGTGTGAACACTGTGAGAGGTGTTTAAACCTCTGTGAGACTAGGGGTATTGACGAGGAAGGGAAAATTGTTCCAGATTTCCCGGAGATATGCAGCGGTTGCCGTCACTGTGAAAATGTCTGTCCTGCAAAGAGTGTGGTTGCAAGGCCGATTCCAATTGAGGAGATGAAGAAGAGGTTTAGGAAGTATAAGTCTTCAAAAGGTTAA
- a CDS encoding two-component system sensor histidine kinase NtrB has product MELEDLLFSHPFPLVIVNQRGEVEKVNQKFELFLNRSEKYLRGRKLSQLLSSPEIDKQIERSFKGEIEVIGYRLKDTFVHFSPFFVSSVKKGVLVIFEPVPENPFTGNFHLFLKGLSHEIMNPLGGIKGAAKLFKELKVYDEELANVIIGEVERIERLLKDISKGYDFSKPSFKHENIHRVIQKAVNLFSHRINSMGVKVNYTFDPSLPEIPVDPDKLTQAFINIVKNALEAMENSKRRELTVETGYAIRPADFIYVNFLDTGRGMDEEELDNLFLPFFTTKEKGSGLGLFIVREIVKGHGGEVRVKSEKGVGTQVTVLIPMKRRDGKDLSC; this is encoded by the coding sequence TTGGAGCTTGAAGATCTACTCTTCTCCCACCCTTTCCCTTTAGTAATAGTTAACCAAAGGGGTGAAGTAGAGAAAGTTAATCAGAAGTTTGAGCTCTTCCTTAACCGCTCGGAGAAGTACTTAAGGGGGAGGAAGTTAAGCCAGCTCTTATCCTCCCCTGAAATTGATAAACAGATTGAGCGCTCCTTTAAAGGTGAGATAGAGGTAATAGGCTACCGTTTAAAGGATACTTTCGTCCACTTCTCCCCCTTTTTCGTCTCCTCCGTGAAAAAAGGAGTTTTAGTTATATTTGAGCCGGTACCAGAAAACCCCTTTACAGGGAACTTTCACCTCTTTCTGAAAGGCCTCTCCCACGAGATAATGAATCCCCTTGGAGGTATAAAGGGAGCTGCAAAGCTCTTTAAGGAGCTTAAGGTTTACGATGAGGAGCTTGCTAACGTTATAATAGGCGAAGTTGAGAGGATAGAGAGGCTCCTTAAAGACATATCAAAGGGTTACGATTTCTCAAAGCCCTCATTTAAACATGAGAACATTCACAGGGTAATTCAGAAGGCAGTAAACCTCTTTTCCCACAGGATAAACTCAATGGGAGTTAAAGTAAATTACACCTTTGATCCTTCCCTCCCTGAGATCCCTGTTGACCCGGATAAGCTAACGCAAGCTTTTATAAACATAGTCAAGAATGCCCTTGAGGCTATGGAGAACTCTAAAAGGAGAGAGCTTACGGTTGAAACCGGTTACGCGATAAGGCCTGCAGACTTTATCTACGTTAACTTTTTAGATACCGGTAGAGGGATGGATGAAGAGGAACTTGACAACCTTTTCCTTCCATTCTTCACGACTAAGGAGAAGGGAAGTGGATTGGGTCTGTTTATAGTTAGGGAGATTGTTAAGGGACACGGAGGAGAGGTAAGGGTTAAGAGTGAGAAGGGGGTGGGAACCCAGGTAACCGTATTAATTCCTATGAAGAGGAGAGATGGCAAGGATCTTAGTTGCTGA
- the gspG gene encoding type II secretion system major pseudopilin GspG, with translation MTGGESKRRGFTLIELMVVIVILGLLAAVVAPKFLRSGEEAKATTTKVQMKNIEQALKLYKLHNSIYPTTEQGLKALVEKPEVEPVPKNWKGPYLDEVPKDAWGNDFIYVSDGKHFTLVSPGPDGEEGTEDDLKVSQ, from the coding sequence ATGACTGGTGGAGAGAGTAAAAGGAGAGGCTTTACCCTAATTGAACTTATGGTTGTTATAGTTATCCTAGGCCTTCTTGCTGCAGTTGTAGCTCCAAAGTTCTTAAGGAGCGGTGAAGAGGCCAAGGCAACAACAACTAAGGTTCAGATGAAGAACATTGAGCAGGCGTTAAAGCTTTATAAGCTCCACAACTCAATTTACCCAACAACCGAACAGGGTTTAAAGGCTTTAGTTGAGAAGCCCGAAGTTGAGCCAGTTCCGAAGAACTGGAAAGGGCCTTACCTTGATGAGGTCCCCAAGGACGCCTGGGGTAACGACTTTATTTACGTTTCAGATGGGAAACACTTTACCCTTGTTTCCCCCGGCCCTGACGGTGAAGAGGGAACGGAAGACGACCTGAAGGTGAGTCAGTGA
- the rlmB gene encoding 23S rRNA (guanosine(2251)-2'-O)-methyltransferase RlmB translates to MVIYGVNPVAEALRAGYPILKVYVEEGFRDREKILPLARKLGIKVVKVPKKKLFELSKTKKHQGIVALVSPVEPVDYGELLKRTVDEKSYLLFLDRIEDPHNLGAIFRSADAFKVKGIVLPKDRSVTITETVVKASTGAVFYVPFAVVNSFSTALREFKEAGGWLFGLEAGGKPLSKVSFPFPLGLVAGSEGRGLSRSTLKQVDQLVEIEMGGHVNSLNVSNAVAISLYSLFKERYILNLPK, encoded by the coding sequence ATGGTTATCTACGGAGTAAACCCGGTAGCAGAGGCCTTGAGGGCCGGTTATCCTATCTTGAAGGTCTACGTTGAAGAGGGCTTTAGGGATAGGGAAAAGATCCTTCCCCTTGCTAGGAAACTCGGAATAAAGGTAGTAAAGGTTCCAAAGAAGAAGCTCTTTGAGCTCTCAAAGACGAAGAAACACCAAGGTATAGTTGCGCTAGTCTCTCCTGTTGAGCCTGTAGATTACGGAGAGCTCTTAAAGAGGACGGTAGATGAAAAGAGTTACCTCCTCTTCCTTGACAGGATAGAGGATCCCCATAACTTGGGGGCGATCTTCCGTTCGGCAGACGCCTTTAAGGTTAAGGGGATAGTCCTTCCAAAGGACAGGAGTGTAACTATAACTGAAACTGTAGTTAAGGCCTCTACTGGTGCTGTTTTCTACGTTCCCTTTGCGGTTGTAAACAGCTTCTCAACTGCCCTGAGGGAGTTTAAGGAGGCAGGTGGTTGGCTTTTTGGGCTTGAGGCCGGAGGTAAGCCCCTTTCAAAAGTTTCCTTTCCTTTTCCCCTGGGACTCGTTGCAGGGTCTGAGGGAAGGGGCCTTTCAAGGAGCACTTTAAAGCAGGTTGACCAGCTCGTTGAGATAGAGATGGGAGGGCACGTTAACTCTTTAAACGTATCAAACGCCGTTGCAATTTCTCTCTACTCTCTCTTTAAGGAAAGGTATATATTAAATCTCCCAAAATAA
- the hemE gene encoding uroporphyrinogen decarboxylase, whose protein sequence is MSIKEHPILKAARGEKTPYTPIWIMRQAGRYSERYRKIRKKAGSFMDLCKNPKLAAEVTLIPIEEIGVDAAILFSDILVPVEKMGIGVKFVEGKGPILEPKVESVDDVKKLKVPEPERDLPYVLETIELIKERLTDRPLIGFSGAPFTLASYILEGGSSKNYIAAKSTMWNEPKLWESLMDKLAQTVTEYLSAQIRAGVDLVQIFDSWMGVLSKEDYEKYAFPYTQRIVNELKKRHPETPIIHFGVNAQHLLEVNNRLNVDVIGLDWKIEIPEALAKIDKSIQGNLDPVALFTDEKLIESKVRKILEEGLKAKGHIFNLGHGILPPTDPKKAKYLVDTVHRISRELRS, encoded by the coding sequence ATGTCAATTAAAGAGCACCCAATCCTAAAGGCAGCAAGGGGAGAGAAAACTCCTTACACGCCTATCTGGATTATGAGACAGGCAGGCAGGTACTCCGAAAGGTACAGGAAGATTAGGAAGAAGGCCGGAAGTTTTATGGACCTTTGCAAAAACCCCAAACTTGCTGCAGAGGTTACCTTAATACCTATTGAGGAAATCGGAGTAGATGCTGCTATCCTCTTTTCAGACATACTCGTTCCCGTTGAGAAGATGGGAATAGGAGTAAAGTTCGTTGAGGGGAAAGGGCCCATCCTTGAACCTAAGGTTGAGAGCGTAGACGACGTAAAGAAACTAAAAGTTCCAGAACCTGAAAGAGACCTACCATACGTCCTTGAGACGATAGAGCTAATTAAGGAGAGGTTAACCGATAGGCCCTTGATAGGTTTTTCCGGAGCTCCCTTTACCTTAGCAAGCTACATACTAGAAGGGGGGAGCTCTAAGAACTACATAGCCGCAAAGTCAACGATGTGGAACGAACCGAAGCTCTGGGAAAGTTTAATGGACAAACTGGCTCAGACAGTAACAGAGTATCTCTCTGCACAGATTAGGGCAGGCGTAGACTTGGTTCAAATCTTTGACTCTTGGATGGGAGTCCTTTCAAAGGAGGACTACGAAAAGTACGCATTTCCTTACACTCAGAGGATAGTTAACGAGCTAAAAAAGAGGCACCCTGAGACTCCGATAATCCACTTCGGAGTAAACGCCCAGCACCTTTTAGAGGTAAACAACCGCCTAAACGTTGACGTAATCGGCCTTGACTGGAAGATCGAAATCCCCGAAGCCCTCGCAAAAATTGACAAGTCAATTCAAGGAAACCTTGACCCGGTAGCCCTCTTTACCGACGAGAAGTTAATTGAGAGTAAAGTAAGGAAAATCCTTGAAGAGGGTCTAAAGGCCAAGGGACACATATTCAACCTAGGACACGGCATTTTGCCACCTACAGACCCCAAAAAGGCAAAATACCTAGTTGACACGGTTCACAGAATCAGTAGGGAGCTCAGAAGTTAA